Part of the Allofrancisella guangzhouensis genome is shown below.
TTAGGTTTATGCAATACGCGATGATTAACTTGGTTTAACTGAGGTTTATTATCAAATATGTAATCCTTAAATCTAATAGTACTGATATGTTGATTATCATTTTCAACAAAGTATATATTTTCATATAACATAACATAAGCCTGTGACCTTAATTCTATTTCTCTTTCTCTAGTTAATAAAAATGTGTCAGTATCATCAATTAAGTAGTATTGGTTAGATTTTTTGATTACAGAAACATAATGACCATATAGTAATTCATTTCCAATATGAACAATATAGCCAATTAGAGAGAATTGTTTATCTGTGATCTTAATATTTTCCTGAATATTACAGTTAGAATCTATTTTAAGACCATGGTTATCATATTTAGTTACTTGTATAAAAATATACTTTCCTATATCTTTTATAGTAATACTTTGTTTAGCATCCTTTTTATGCTTTTCTTCTAGTGTTAGCGTGTAGCCTTTCTTTTTAATATGGGTATTATCATTATCTATACATAACTGACACGGTAATCTAACATCTACTCCTTGCTGATATTTTTTTATACCATCTTCTACGTCAGTAGCCTTTGGAGGGATAATTAATATGTTTCCATCTTCTTCAAACTGAGAGCATTTTTTAGGGTGTAGATCACATAGTATTTCGATTTTGTTATTTTTTTTATGATTATAATATTCACTATGTTCAAATATTTTTATCATAAACTCACTTACATCTTGCTGTTCTCTTTTATCAGTAGATAGATTCCAGTTATTTTCACCTACTAAAGCATTTATTACTCTTTGCAACTGTTTTAAGTCTCTTATTTGATCTAATATTACAAAAGGATTATTATCTGCTATTTTAATCATATTAAGAATCTGAAATGCCGCATTAATATAGCATGTTGTTCCAAAATTTGTTAATGGAACGGTAGTATTATTAGTTAATTGTGATTGCTCTTTTATATCATAATATGAATTGTTGATTTCTATAAAATCTATAGGATTATCTACTATTTTACTAGGATTAAAATTAGCTCCATAATCAATTAGTAACTCCTCATTTATGTTTATGTCTTTTGTTGCATAGTAGAAAGGGAAGCATTCATTTCTTACCTGAAATCCTTTTGATATAGCACAGTTTTGATCACTCTCAGAATCTCCATGATTTATAAATAAGACTGGAGAATGTTTTAATTCTAGTTGCTCATATTTGTCTTTTGTACTAGGAAACAATAAGTTATTGCTAGTTCCTAGTTGCATCAAGTATTCAAAAAGAGGAAAACCAATCTTATCTATAGGTATGTTATAAATATTAGCAACCTCCTGTGTGGTAATTTTATATCCAAAATAGAAGCCAATAATATCGCCTTTTTTGATTAATTTCTTTGCATAGACACCACGGCCATTAACGTTTTTCCTAGCTAAATATTTACTTTCGGCTACATAAAACCTCGAGGGGTCGACCTCTGCTTTTTTTACAATTGTACTACCAAATTTTATTTTACCATTAATAATACCTTCATAAATGGTGTCTCTACTATCTCTAGCTTTTATTAATTTTTGTCTAAGATTATAACTAAGATTCATGCTTGATTACCATGCCACTATGGTTAACATTTTATAACTAATTTTAAACATATAACTATTACTAAAAAAATAATAGTATTATATCATTAAATTAACAATTAATTACTTATAAATATATTTTTTAAGGTATTTTATTGGCAATAGCTATATTTAGCACATATATAACGTAGGTGATCCATAATGTTGCTCTATTATAAATCGATTTTGTAGATATTTTTAACACAGTTAGAAACATATAATTTTAGTTTACAACAGCACTATTAACTAAGATTATGGTATAAGAATATACTTTTATCTAAGTTTATATCATAATTATCTTAAGCAAATTTACTTGAAGGAATTATGACGCTATATGCTAAAAACTAAAAGCTTAACCCCGCTACAATACGATATTATCATAAACAAATCTACTGAAAGACCTTTTACTGGGAGATATAATGAACTAAATTGCGAAGGTGCTTATATTTGTAGGAATTGTGCTACACCATTATTTAAATCAGATAGTAAGTTTATATCTAGTTGCGGTTGGCCTAGTTATGATATTCATATTGACAATAATGTAAAACAGTTACCAGATATAGATGGTCGCAGAACGGAGATTTTATGTAATAATTGCGATGGGCATTTAGGACACATTTTCCATGGGGAAGGCTATACTCAGCTAAATACTAGATATTGTGTAAACTCAGCATCTGTAGACTTTATACCATTTATAAGCTTTGGTGAAACAGAAGAAACTATATTAGCAGCAGGGTGTTTTTGGGGAGTAGAGTATTATTTAAAAAAGTTAGATGGTGTACTTCTTGCTGAGTCTGGGTATTGTGGTGGCGATCAACCATATCCTGATTATAAAAAAGTTTGTAACGGTGATACAGGATATCTAGAAGTAGTTAGAGTTATCTTTGATAAAGGTAAGCTATCTTTAGCTGAAGTTTTAAAATATTTTTTTGAAATACATGATTTTGAGCAAGTTGATGGCCAAGGTCCAGATATAGGAGAACAATATGAATCTGCAATTTTTTATTATAATGATGAACAAAGACAGATAGCGTCAGATATTAAGAATACTTTAAATAATAAGAATTACAGAGTAGCTACTAAGATCATAGAAGTAAAACCTTTTTATATTGCTGAAGATTATCATTTAGACTACTATTTTAAAAAAGGATCTCTGCCATATTGTCATAGTTATAGAAAGATATTTTAGACTTTTGGAAACAGTTTATCTTTTATTCTTAAAAATAGGACTAATGATAGAATTATGAACCCTAATTGCTGAACAGGTATATCCACCATAAGTTCTGTAATTGAATAAAAACTAAGTATAATTCCACCAATACCAGCTACAGTAAATTTGACTAATCTGTTTATAGCATTACCAGCAGCAAAACCTTCTTTAAGTAAATCTATAATCTTTGAAGTCAATGTGATATTTATTAAAGCAAAACAGGCTGTAGCAATAGTATTTAGTAATACAAACAAATAGATATTACTAAATACATAAGAGCATATTATATTAATTACTATAACAATAGTAGATATAAAATATCCGGAAAAAATAATGTTATTTTGGTTATATGGAGTTATATTCTTCTTTATATAGTAACTTGCAAAGACTATACCGAAAATATTAACGGCAAATAAAATACAGTATTGTAAATACCCTAAATTAAAATATTCTATAATAAGGTTTGATGATGCATTTATAAAGCTAAATAGCGCTCCAAAACATAATCCAGCACCAATAGCTCCTAAAATAAAAGGTATATTTCTGGTATGTTTTACATATACATAAAAACTTTGTAATAAACTGGATGATCTTTTATGTGGCTTATGAGTTTCTGGCATTATAAAGGTTAAGCATAACAAAACTACACCATATAGGGTTAAAAAATGAAATATATTTTGCCACTGACCAGTTGTATAAATAATAAGGCTACCGATTATTGGTGATATTATAGGAGCAATCATAAATACCATGATCATAGTAGCCATCATTTTGATAAGTTTTTGCCCACGATAACAGTCTTTTAATATAGCCATAGAAGCTACAGCAGCAGGGGAGTCACCAAGACCTTGGATGAATCTCATAAAAGTTAAAGTTTCAAAGTCTGAGCTTAAAGAGCATAAAACTGTACTTATTGTATATATTAACATACCTAAAATAAGTATCTTTTTGCGGCCATACCTATCTGATAATGCTCCCCATATCAACATACCTATACCAAAACCTACAAGATATGTAGATACTGTAATAGTCATCTTGCTTACATCTACATTTAAAAAGTCACTTATATTACCAAAAGCAGGAATATAAGTGTCAATAGCAAAAGGAGGCAAAGCAACAAAGATAACTACAAAAAATATTAAGTATTTACTACCTTTTCTGATTTTCATATAGTCTATGAGGAGAAAGTTATAATTTTTATAAACTTATTTTAACAGATAAATTCACCGGAAATTAGAAAAAATAAAGAAAAAAAGAAAGTTTATAAATTAAGCTTTAGCTTTTGTGATTGCTGCTTCAATATTAGAATATTGAGTGTAACCACCAATTATAGTAGTATTGCTACTATCAGCTTTCTCAGCAGGAGCAATAACTAGAAAAGGTGTGCCTTGGATACCTAAGTCTTTAAAGCCCATCTCCAAAGTATCTTGTAAATGCTTAGCAATTTTATCATCTTTAATTACTTGCTTAACTTTAGTTATATCAGCACCAGCACTTTTTGCTACATCATCAATAGTTGAATTTTTAAGTTTACCTTCATCTTCACCAGTAGCAAATATACCATTATGGTACTTAACATAAGCTTCAGCACCATAAATTTTATATATAGCAGTGCCTACTTCAGCAGCATATTCAGAAGCAGGGGCTCTTTGACCAAAGATAGGAAATTCTACAAATGCAACTTGCACATCCTTATGACCTTCCATAGCTTTTTCAATTTCTGGAGCGACCTTTGAACAATACATGCATTGGTAATCAAAGAACTCATAGATAACTACTGTTGGATTTTTGACGCCTGATTTAGGAGTTAAATCTGAGTTATATATACTATCTTTGACTTTTAAGAAACTAGTGACTTGTTCAGCGTTCATTTTTTGCATCATACTATCACGTAGATCTTTCATACTCTTATCGATAGTTTCTTGAGAAATAGCGGGTTTCTTACCATTGATTGCATCTTCAAAGCCAGCTACAACTTTATCAGAGCTAAAACCATAATCTTTTAAATTAGGGTCTTGAGTAATATGCGAACCCATACCATACCCAATTGTGTAGCTAGCATCTGATTTAATATTATCTACGGTAGATTCACTAGTAGCAGGTGTGCTTACAGCTATTGAAGAAGTAGTTTCATCACTATTATTACTTCCCGAACACGCTACTAAACTAGTAGTTATAGCCGCAACTGCTAATGCTTTTAAAAGTTTTTTCTTAACCATTATATTTTACTCCTTAATCAAAATGATTACTTAGATTAGTCTGCTAATTGTTCAACGGAGGTTGTGTCAGTGGATTGATCTTTAGTAGATTGAGCTTGTTCTACATTGTCTTGGCTAGCTTTTACGTCACTTTTAACCGCCTTTTGCTCTTGATCAGCAGCTACCTTTTGCTTAGCTATAGCTTGGTTTTGAAATTGAACCATTGCATTTTGCATTTGCTCAGGAGTTAGTTTAGCATCTTTGCCTAGGATACCATCTTTTAGCCCATTTACTATTTGTTGGTTATCAATAGTGATATTATTTTGAGTCATCTGTGTTTGAAGAGTTTTACCCATAGAGTAACCTACAGAATAACTAATATCATTTTTATCAGCAGCAAAACTACTTCCTACTAGTGCACCTGCTAATAGTGGAGCTATAATTAAAGTTTTAGTTAATTTCATAATTTACTTTCTCCTATTGTTTGAAAAGTATTCTTTTAAATAATTCTAACAAAGAATATATAAATCACAATAGTTAATCTAGAGCAATTGTATTAAAAAATATTTGGAAGGAGTAAATGTAGCTATTGTTTAATATTTTTAATTAAATATTTATTTACCATTTTTATTTTTTATGTTTTTATTATAATATTTTTTTTAAAATATATTATAATTATGTTAATATATTTTGATGTATTAAGTGAATATATAAGAAATTTCTGTAACTAACAACAATTAAACAACATAATTTAGGAGTTAAAACCATATGTATAAAAAACATTTAAAAACAGCACTGTTACTATTGCCGGCACTTGGGTTTTCTAGTGATTTTAAAAATATTTCTACAGAAACTAGTATAAAATTAAAAACTATTACGCAGGCTGATGATATTCAACAAAATATAAGAAATTATATCAGTTCATTGAGCAATTATAGTCCTGTTAGTGAAGCTAAAGAAAAATTTAAAGATAAACTAGTTAAGTATTATGGAATAGCGAAACCTTTAAAAACCATCGTTAGAGATAAAGAGAATATATATGATTGCTTTGCTCCTGAGCAACAGCCTGCTTTAATTGGGCTTGGCGAAGATGAAGTAAAAGGAATTTTAGACTATTTTAAAGCTCATACAGTTAAAAATGATGATAACACTAGTAATTTAACTTCATTGAGTAAATCTTTACAGCAACAGTGCGAAGGTTTATATATTAGAAAACGTCCTACTGTCAAAAGTATAGAGCAAAATTCTGCTTTATATACTAAACAAGGCATTAATAATTTAAGTAGTAGTGCTCAATATAAATATGGTTATTTAATAGATGCTAGATTGTATTCTGAAAGTTTTAAAATAGTTGAAAGAGAGTTCCAGATGTAGTTTATTAGGTTTGAGAAGAACTTAAATAAACGAACAGGAACTAAAAATGGCACATAGACATTTAACTCTTTCAGATAGATATTATATAGAAAATTTACTTAAATTAGGATACTTAGAAGCAGCAATAGCTAATAAAATAGGATTTAGTAAAACAGCTGTTATAAATGAACTTAAAAGGAATAAAGTAGGTAAAAGTTATTCTGCAGAGATAGCCCATAAGTTGTATTGTAGTCGTAGAAAGTCAAATAATCATAAACTTACTAATGAAGTTAAAAAGCTGATAATAGCTTTACTCAAAAAGAAAATATCACCGGAGTTAATTTGTGGTAGATTAAAGCATGAAGGTATAGCTAAGCTAAGTTTTAAAGCTGTTTATAACTTTATACAAAGACATAACCTTAAACAGTTATTATTCTTCAAAGGTAGGCGTTACAAATACAAAAAAGAAGGCTCCTCAAATCAAGGTAAGATAAAGGATAGAGTCAACATATCACAAAGGCCTAAAGCAGCTAATGATAGAAAAGAGCTGTATCATTTTGAAGGTGATACTATAGTCGGTAAAGATCATAAAGGAGCTATTTTGACTATGGTAGATAGAGTTAGTAGATTCACAATTCTAGGCAAAGCTAAAGATAGAACAGCTAGTTCAATTAACCAAATTTTATACAGAGCATCAAATGGTAATAAAATTACCACAGCTACTTTTGATAATGGTAAAGAGTTTGCTAAACACAAAAATTTATCAAATAAAACTGGTATTAAAGTATTCTTTGCAGATGCATATAGTCCATGGCAAAGAGGTACAAATGAAAACATGAATAGGTATATCAGACAATTTATTCCTAAAGGTACTGATTTTAGTAATATCTCTCATCAGTATCTTAGAAAGTTGCAAATTGACTTGAATAATAGACCTAAAAAATGTTTAAATTATTTAACACCTAATGAGGTACATTTCGGAATCAGTATAAACATTGAGACTACAATCTAGCGATTATTATCAAAGGTTTGATTCTGATACTAATTACGTATATGCTACTTTTTTTAACCTTCAAGATTTTGATCCGGTAGTGAATGATGGAGGACACAGTTTAAACCAGTTATGGTTAGTAAATGAGCAAGAACCTTTTGTAAAAACATTTGAAACAGGAGTAATTAAAGGTTTCTCTAACAAATGTCCTTGGCATTTATTCACTTTTGCTACAACAGATGGATATCACGGTAACGATAGTGATTACTATAATGAAGATGGTGGATTTGTTAAAAACGTTAATGTATATCCTAATGTTAGCACAAACTTATGTTATGCTATGGAAGAAAATACAGGTGGTTACATTTTAATATTTCATGATACCATTATAAATAAAAAAGTTGATGGTGTTGCGTTGTTTTTATACAAATTAGATAAAAATAAAACCCCTCCAGCTAAAGAATTATTTGAAAATCCTGAAAATTATCCAGGAATAATCAAATTACTTGGAGTATACTACAACCGAAATATGAAAGGTTTTAATGTTTTTAATGTTGGTGCTGAAATTGCTATATCAAAAGGTAAAACCTCATTTGCTGGTCAGATGGGAAGATCAGGTTATGGCGATTATGATGGAGCTCTAGGTTTTAATAATAATATATATTGTATGAATTGTGACCAAGGGTGGTTTAACCTTATCAATAAAGATGGAATTAATATAGGAACGTTTTCAGGTACTAAATCAGCCTAATAATCAAAACTAGGTAATAAGTGTTTATTTAATTAAATAAAAGATTTTTGCTTATTTATAGCCCAATCTATATGCTCTAGAATTAATTTATTATCTAAATATTTGGTTCTTTTATTTTCTAAAGCTAATAAATTTTCATCTTTATATGGTGAATTACCTATGGCTATAGAAATATTTCTTATCCAGGCATCATAACCAATTCTACGAATAGCCGAACCTTGTGTATATTTGTCAAAGTCTTCTTTAGACCATGAAAAAAGCTCAAG
Proteins encoded:
- a CDS encoding SET domain-containing protein-lysine N-methyltransferase, whose protein sequence is MNLSYNLRQKLIKARDSRDTIYEGIINGKIKFGSTIVKKAEVDPSRFYVAESKYLARKNVNGRGVYAKKLIKKGDIIGFYFGYKITTQEVANIYNIPIDKIGFPLFEYLMQLGTSNNLLFPSTKDKYEQLELKHSPVLFINHGDSESDQNCAISKGFQVRNECFPFYYATKDININEELLIDYGANFNPSKIVDNPIDFIEINNSYYDIKEQSQLTNNTTVPLTNFGTTCYINAAFQILNMIKIADNNPFVILDQIRDLKQLQRVINALVGENNWNLSTDKREQQDVSEFMIKIFEHSEYYNHKKNNKIEILCDLHPKKCSQFEEDGNILIIPPKATDVEDGIKKYQQGVDVRLPCQLCIDNDNTHIKKKGYTLTLEEKHKKDAKQSITIKDIGKYIFIQVTKYDNHGLKIDSNCNIQENIKITDKQFSLIGYIVHIGNELLYGHYVSVIKKSNQYYLIDDTDTFLLTREREIELRSQAYVMLYENIYFVENDNQHISTIRFKDYIFDNKPQLNQVNHRVLHKPKAVKKVDFSESNKKDSQAKKRDEKYCKKLIKSVKKDVANKLANNCRHQKESFMCINCKTKLKSYDEYISHALNCLHLLDSRNGLYICPNCKNQSFKTVKQLESHFEKQHHIYQSGLINAVSYARLYSESFKIVEREFQM
- a CDS encoding bifunctional methionine sulfoxide reductase B/A protein; the protein is MLKTKSLTPLQYDIIINKSTERPFTGRYNELNCEGAYICRNCATPLFKSDSKFISSCGWPSYDIHIDNNVKQLPDIDGRRTEILCNNCDGHLGHIFHGEGYTQLNTRYCVNSASVDFIPFISFGETEETILAAGCFWGVEYYLKKLDGVLLAESGYCGGDQPYPDYKKVCNGDTGYLEVVRVIFDKGKLSLAEVLKYFFEIHDFEQVDGQGPDIGEQYESAIFYYNDEQRQIASDIKNTLNNKNYRVATKIIEVKPFYIAEDYHLDYYFKKGSLPYCHSYRKIF
- a CDS encoding multidrug effflux MFS transporter; translation: MKIRKGSKYLIFFVVIFVALPPFAIDTYIPAFGNISDFLNVDVSKMTITVSTYLVGFGIGMLIWGALSDRYGRKKILILGMLIYTISTVLCSLSSDFETLTFMRFIQGLGDSPAAVASMAILKDCYRGQKLIKMMATMIMVFMIAPIISPIIGSLIIYTTGQWQNIFHFLTLYGVVLLCLTFIMPETHKPHKRSSSLLQSFYVYVKHTRNIPFILGAIGAGLCFGALFSFINASSNLIIEYFNLGYLQYCILFAVNIFGIVFASYYIKKNITPYNQNNIIFSGYFISTIVIVINIICSYVFSNIYLFVLLNTIATACFALINITLTSKIIDLLKEGFAAGNAINRLVKFTVAGIGGIILSFYSITELMVDIPVQQLGFIILSLVLFLRIKDKLFPKV
- a CDS encoding FKBP-type peptidyl-prolyl cis-trans isomerase N-terminal domain-containing protein, which produces MKLTKTLIIAPLLAGALVGSSFAADKNDISYSVGYSMGKTLQTQMTQNNITIDNQQIVNGLKDGILGKDAKLTPEQMQNAMVQFQNQAIAKQKVAADQEQKAVKSDVKASQDNVEQAQSTKDQSTDTTSVEQLAD
- a CDS encoding IS30 family transposase → MAHRHLTLSDRYYIENLLKLGYLEAAIANKIGFSKTAVINELKRNKVGKSYSAEIAHKLYCSRRKSNNHKLTNEVKKLIIALLKKKISPELICGRLKHEGIAKLSFKAVYNFIQRHNLKQLLFFKGRRYKYKKEGSSNQGKIKDRVNISQRPKAANDRKELYHFEGDTIVGKDHKGAILTMVDRVSRFTILGKAKDRTASSINQILYRASNGNKITTATFDNGKEFAKHKNLSNKTGIKVFFADAYSPWQRGTNENMNRYIRQFIPKGTDFSNISHQYLRKLQIDLNNRPKKCLNYLTPNEVHFGISINIETTI